A region of Oncorhynchus masou masou isolate Uvic2021 chromosome 29, UVic_Omas_1.1, whole genome shotgun sequence DNA encodes the following proteins:
- the LOC135519422 gene encoding pyridoxal kinase-like translates to MECRVLSVQSHVVRGYVGNKSATFPLQVLGFEVDSINSVQFSNHTGYAHWKGQVLTADELNVLYEGIKLNNVNHYDYVLTGYTRDTSFLETVVDIVQELKRLNPKLVYVCDPVMGDQGSMYVPENILPVYRDKVVAVADILTPNQFEAELLTGRKISTEKDALEVMDLLHQMGPDMVVLTSTDLISPHGDQFLVALGSQKIVRADGTTSTQKIRMEIPKVDAVFVGTGDLFAAMLLAWTHHHPKDLKAACEKTVSVLHHVIKRTITYANKMAGPGKRPSPAQLELRMVQSKKDIEYPAIVVEAIVL, encoded by the exons ATGGAGTGCCGTGTGTTGTCTGTTCAGAGTCATGTGGTCAGGGGATACGTCGGGAATAAATCGGCAACATTCCCATTGCAG GTGCTGGGGTTTGAAGTGGACTCCATCAACTCTGTGCAATTCTCCAATCACACAG GTTACGCTCATTGGAAAGGGCAAGTGCTGACGGCAGATGAGCTGAACGTTCTCTATGAGGGTATCAAACTCAATAACGTCAACCATTATGACTACGTCCTCACAG GGTACACCAGGGACACATCTTTCCTAGAGACAGTGGTGGACATTGTTCAGGAGCTGAAGAGGTTGAACCCAAAACTGGTGTACG TGTGTGATCCAGTGATGGGAGACCAAGGATCTATG TATGTGCCTGAGAATATACTGCCTGTTTACAGAGACAAAGTCGTAGCAGTGGCTGATATCCTCACACCCAACCAGTTTGAGGCAGA GCTGCTGACGGGGAGGAAGATCAGCACAGAAAAAGACGCTCTTGAG GTGATGGACCTGCTCCACCAGATGGGCCCTGATATGGTAGTCCTCACTAGCACAGACCTGATATCTCCTCACGGGGACCAATTCCTAGTGGCCCTTGGAAGCCAGAAGATAG TGAGAGCAGATGGGACTACGTCCACCCAGAAGATTCGGATGGAAATACCCAAGGTGGATGCAGTGTTTGTGGGAACAGGAGACCTGTTCGCTGCCATGCTGCTGGCCTGGACCCACCACCACCCCAAAGACCTGAAG GCTGCCTGTGAGaagactgtctctgtcctgcacCATGTTATCAAGAGGACCATTACCTATGCCAACA aGATGGCCGGCCCTGGTAAGAGACCCAGCCCTGCTCAGTTGGAGCTGAGGATGGTCCAGAGCAAGAAGGACATTGAGTACCCGGCCATTGTAGTGGAGGCCATCGTCTTATAA